Proteins encoded within one genomic window of Haematobia irritans isolate KBUSLIRL chromosome 5, ASM5000362v1, whole genome shotgun sequence:
- the LOC142241358 gene encoding uncharacterized protein LOC142241358 produces the protein MVGRKSLALLTIICKCLLLVKLTQGFRYEFVFLNEDLFENCPDEPGTNGVHDLFNKDDLHVYYDDGEITVSGNVTNVWKNVQPTHRITGKFEIFKFFRGKWQVTPYTVFTSDWCGSMYDKTSLWYELWTQHIVEEDRVCINNYGHIYHHKPFKAAFEVDLYTNMEGRYKGVLLLEAFDTMQKAKNVPTICFQFVGDFFKL, from the exons ATGGTCGGTCGAAAAAGTTTAGCACTCTTGACAATTATCTGCAAATGTCTATTGTTGGTGAAATTGACCCAAGGATTTCGCTATGAATTTGTCTTTCTCAATGAGGATCTCTTTGAGAATTGTCCTGATGAGCCGGGGACAAATGGTGTTCAcgatttatttaataaagacGACTTGCATGTTTACTATGATGACGGTGAAATAACCGTTAGTGGTAACGTAACTAATGTGTGGAAGAATGTCCAACCAACTCATCGAATTACT GGAAAAttcgaaatatttaaattttttagaggGAAATGGCAGGTGACACCATATACCGTGTTTACAAGCGACTGGTGTGGTTCAATGTATGATAAGACTTCACTGTGGTATGAACTTTGGACTCAACACATTGTCGAAGAAGATCGAGtttgtataaataattatggg CATATCTACCACCACAAACCATTCAAGGCAGCTTTTGAAGTTGACTTGTACACTAATATGGAGGGTCGCTACAAAGGCGTCTTGCTATTAGAGGCATTCGATACGATGCAAAAAGCTAAAAATGTCCCAACGATATGCTTCCAATTTGTTGGAGATTTTTTTAAACTCTAA